Proteins encoded in a region of the Chitinophagales bacterium genome:
- a CDS encoding Rid family detoxifying hydrolase, giving the protein MQKKIINTSKAPAPIGPYNQAVSAAGFVYVSGQICIDPENGAIINESLEAETHQVLNNLKAVLNAAGCELDDVLKTSIFLSDMRLFQEVNEIYAKYFPSDNAPARECVAVKALPKNVNVEISAIAFIGK; this is encoded by the coding sequence ATGCAAAAGAAAATAATCAACACTTCTAAAGCTCCAGCGCCCATAGGGCCATATAATCAAGCAGTTTCAGCTGCTGGATTTGTCTATGTATCGGGGCAAATATGTATAGATCCTGAAAATGGAGCAATAATAAATGAAAGCCTTGAGGCAGAAACACATCAGGTCTTGAATAATTTAAAAGCAGTATTAAATGCGGCCGGTTGCGAGCTTGATGATGTGCTAAAAACATCTATTTTTTTGTCGGACATGCGACTGTTTCAGGAGGTAAATGAAATTTATGCCAAATATTTTCCCAGTGACAATGCACCAGCCCGGGAATGTGTTGCAGTAAAAGCTTTGCCTAAAAATGTAAATGTGGAGATTTCAGCAATTGCCTTTATCGGAAAATAA
- a CDS encoding 3-hydroxyacyl-CoA dehydrogenase family protein, with the protein MKILITGTEKQRKELIATLPGALEYDETNSTETAPVKDYDCIFDLNIDHQPELIRHYSNLENTLLIVSAVKHSLAEYQNTTELKADLAGLNTLNGFIDRPLKEMSFLNAESKKAFEKLNKTLGWEFQEIEDRVGMVTPRVILMIINEACYTLQEGTAEIQDIDQAMKLGTNYPKGPFEWADEIGINDVYATLKAIFEDTGDARYKICPLLKQKYLTQKQFYT; encoded by the coding sequence ATGAAAATACTGATTACCGGAACAGAAAAACAGCGAAAAGAACTTATTGCCACACTGCCCGGTGCACTTGAATATGACGAAACAAATTCAACGGAAACTGCACCTGTAAAAGACTATGATTGTATTTTCGACCTGAACATAGACCATCAACCCGAACTGATCCGGCATTACTCAAATTTGGAAAACACCCTGCTTATTGTTTCGGCTGTAAAGCATAGCCTGGCAGAATATCAAAATACAACGGAATTAAAAGCAGATTTAGCTGGGCTAAACACCTTAAATGGTTTTATTGACAGACCCTTGAAAGAAATGAGCTTTCTGAATGCCGAATCAAAAAAAGCTTTTGAAAAACTGAACAAAACACTGGGCTGGGAGTTTCAGGAAATTGAAGACCGGGTGGGCATGGTTACACCACGGGTAATATTAATGATCATCAATGAGGCTTGCTATACTTTGCAGGAGGGCACAGCTGAAATTCAGGACATAGATCAGGCGATGAAACTGGGCACCAATTATCCGAAAGGCCCCTTTGAATGGGCCGATGAAATTGGAATAAATGATGTATATGCTACACTAAAAGCTATTTTTGAAGATACTGGGGATGCACGCTATAAAATTTGCCCCCTGCTAAAGCAAAAATATTTGACTCAAAAACAATTTTACACATGA
- a CDS encoding START domain-containing protein: MYADLKFYLGVFLTSILLIISNGLKAQENWELAKENDGIKVFTRTSKDSNFKDAKALADINASLDEVLNLLMDVKSHKSWMDRIVVSDLVEQVSDSDFIVYYKVKAPWPVSNRDVVSHYIIKRVARNKVKLIVKGRPEKVPEKEGLVRIKSANSVWEILENENGRVSIVLITQSDPGGNIPAWLANSAASDNPYKTLMGLKAKVED, encoded by the coding sequence ATGTATGCTGATTTAAAATTCTATCTGGGTGTTTTTTTGACTTCCATTTTGTTGATTATAAGTAATGGTTTAAAGGCTCAGGAAAATTGGGAATTGGCCAAAGAAAATGATGGTATTAAAGTTTTTACCCGAACTTCTAAAGATTCTAATTTTAAAGATGCCAAAGCCTTGGCTGATATTAACGCCAGTCTTGATGAAGTTTTAAACCTGTTGATGGATGTAAAATCGCACAAATCATGGATGGACAGAATAGTGGTTAGTGATTTAGTAGAACAGGTTTCGGATTCTGATTTTATCGTTTACTATAAAGTAAAGGCGCCCTGGCCTGTAAGCAATCGCGATGTTGTTTCTCATTATATCATCAAGCGTGTAGCACGTAATAAAGTCAAATTAATTGTAAAAGGAAGACCTGAAAAAGTGCCCGAAAAAGAAGGACTTGTTCGCATTAAAAGTGCCAATTCAGTTTGGGAAATTTTGGAAAATGAAAATGGAAGAGTAAGTATTGTCTTAATAACACAATCCGACCCTGGAGGAAATATTCCGGCTTGGCTGGCCAATTCTGCCGCATCCGACAATCCCTATAAAACTTTAATGGGATTGAAAGCAAAGGTCGAGGATTGA